CATCTGGATCTGAGAAAGAACTTGGTAGGCTTTCAGTAACATAATTTCCTGATTTGTTGCTAAAACCACCAGCAGGAATGTTAATGGGAGTTTTTTGAACTGAATAGTGTAAATGATCGCCTGGAGTGCCAAGTACATATCCAGTTTTACCACTTTGAGCAATTGGCTGGTTTTGACTTACATAATCGCCTACATTTGGCAGTACACTATTATATTTTAAGTGAAGGTACACAGCCGATGTTCCGTCTCCATGATCGATAAGTACATAGTTGGTGTATTGTGACCAACCGTTTAGAGAAGATATTCTCGTTTGAGAACCTTCGTATAGACTGACTACTTTACCAGCTCTTGTAGCAACTACTGTACTGCCTTCAGGCATATTAAAATCCCAGGCATAGCGGTTAAACTGATCGGAGTGGCTGGTTCCGT
This window of the Aerosakkonema funiforme FACHB-1375 genome carries:
- a CDS encoding M23 family metallopeptidase translates to MSNEKWTDIVYTGTKGTWFADVTGTGKYQLPYPDGKTYQVTQGNNNGTSHSDQFNRYAWDFNMPEGSTVVATRAGKVVSLYEGSQTRISSLNGWSQYTNYVLIDHGDGTSAVYLHLKYNSVLPNVGDYVSQNQPIAQSGKTGYVLGTPGDHLHYSVQKTPINIPAGGFSNKSGNYVTESLPSSFSDPDVLSKNSNGVPTYPNYYTS